From a single Gracilimonas sp. genomic region:
- a CDS encoding septum formation initiator family protein, which produces MNLQFLNPLRWKKSFLALLLTAFVVAWFAFIDSYSLKTRWDLYSEKQELKERTAELNERSEELKTKIENLDNDPALLEKIAREEYGMRKPGETVYKVKREK; this is translated from the coding sequence ATGAACCTACAATTTTTAAATCCATTACGCTGGAAAAAGTCCTTTCTTGCACTTTTGCTGACAGCGTTTGTAGTGGCTTGGTTTGCTTTTATTGATTCATACAGCCTGAAGACAAGGTGGGATTTATATAGTGAAAAGCAAGAGCTCAAAGAACGTACAGCTGAACTGAACGAGCGATCCGAAGAGCTTAAAACCAAAATTGAAAACTTGGATAACGATCCTGCTCTCCTCGAAAAAATTGCCCGGGAAGAATATGGGATGAGAAAGCCCGGAGAAACTGTCTATAAAGTGAAACGTGAGAAATAG